The Methanolobus sp. WCC4 genome includes the window ACCTCAACAGGCCAAGTTCCTCCTGTACGAATCATTTGTGACCCAGACAGGCGAGACTACGGTGGATGTCGGCGAGTCCAAGACACTATTCGTGTACCAGCTAAAGGCCACTGAAGAGGGTACTTATACACTTTCGCCTACAACTGCTACATTCTCAAATGCGGCAGGTGCTGATTTCTCCCGGGCCTCATCCAATTCCCCGGTAATAACAGTGGAAGCTGGTGAGGATCTTGTCAATGCGAATATCGAGTTCAAAACGACCCTCGATAAATATACAGTGAGCAGGAATGAGGACATTCAGGGCACCATCTCCATCAAGAATACAGGTGATACCTCAGCAAGTGGTGTAACTGTGAATTTCATAGTTCCTGAAGGACTTGAGTTCGAAGGTGGTTCCGGTATCGAGACAATATCCGGTGTTCCGACAATATACCTTGAATCATTCGGTGTCCAGCAGGAAAAGGAATATTCCTTTACTTTAAAGGGTTCAGAGGTCGGTACATATACGATAAGCACAGAGGAAAGTTACCTTTATGATAATGGGGTTGACGCCCAGTTACAAAAGGTAGGATTAGACTCTGTGACCAACAGCATATATGTCACCAAAGGAAAGTATGACCATCTTCTGGAGCAGCCCATATATGTGTATATACTACCTATAGTGATAATAGGAGCTATAGCTGGCTGGATCTATTACAGGCATAAACAATATAAGTTCTGATATGAGAGTTAGACTCAAAGTTAATTAATCATAACCATTATTATTATTATAATATTATTATCTCTCGGAGGAATTAATTGCTCAACATACTCATCGTTGGGAACGGACAATGCGGAAACCGTATACTGGATGCTATTAACAGAGAGGCATTTGGTAAAAAGAGCCGTTTTGGCAAGTACCTATCCCAGCAAAAATACAAAAGTAATGTGCAAACCATTGCTATCAATACAGCGGTGAACGACCTTAAGGAAATGAGTTTCACCAAAGCAAAGGACAGGATCCATATCCCTCACCTTCATGGAGTTGGAGCCAATCGAAATGTGGGTAAACACGTTTTTGAGGACAACAAGACCCATATCATGAGACAGATCGAGGAAAGAGGTAATTTCGATGTATGTTTTGTGATCACGTCTGCTTCCGGTGGAACCGGTTCTTCCTTTACGCCAATGCTCATAAAAGAGCTCAAGGAAAAGCATGACTATCCTGTTTATTCGATCGTGGTTCTTCCTTTCAGGGAAGAAGGCACACTCTATCTCCAGAATGCAGCTTTCTGTCTAAGGGACATCCGCGAGAGCGGTGCAGATGGTATCATCCTTGCCGACAACCAGTATCTTAAACAGATGGGTGGGAACGTTGAATCAGCATACAATGGTATCAACGATATGATTGCCAAGCGTATACTCTTCCTGCTCGATGCACTGGACAGCGAGATGATGATGGTCACCGACCTTGGTGATTTCAAGACCGTTATGAGTGGTGGTGCAGGACTTGCGACCATCGGCTTCTACGAGGCAAAAGAGGATATGCCTGTCAGAACTGCCATCCAGAAGGCTCTTTCACCAGCAGGTCTCTTATTCTCGACCAATGTGTACGATGAGGCCAGCAGGGCAATGGTCATCATAAGGGGTGACAGGGACCGTCTGAGCATTGACGAGATCTCCACAGAGGTGGAGAAGTTATCAAGTTCTGTAGGTCATGTTTTCAAGGGTATAATCGTCAGGGACGGGGAACTCCCTCAGGTACTGGCGGTCCTGACGCTTGAATCAGCATCCGAACTTGAGAATCTCTATTCCATAGCTGTTGATGCTATCAAATATGAGCGTGACAAGAAGGAACGTGTGGCCAATGTAAAGGATGTTGACAAGGCATTCTCACAGATAGACGGAATGGACCCTTCCTATTGAGGTCCGTTCTCCATTCTTTTTAGTTTTTCATCTTTTTTTGTTTTCATTCCATTCTCTTTCATTTATATTCTTAGCTCTTTCATGTCTCTTCCACTTTTGTACTCTCTTCCTGTCTTTTCTGTAGATGACCGAATACATTGAAATAGTCTAAGCCTAAATAAGTATCAGAGGTTTTATTTTGACTGATGGAAAAGGGTATGACATCATACAGGTCAGGGGACTTTCCAAGATATATGGTGATGGTGTAGAGGTTCGTGCTCTTGACAATGTGGACCTCGATATCAAAAGAGGTGAGTTCCTTTCTATCATCGGTCCTTCTGGTTCCGGAAAAAGTACTCTTCTTCATATGATCGGTATCCTTGATACTCCGACATCCGGCACCATCAAAATTGACAACAGGGTGGTGACCGAGATGTCGGATAAGGACAGGTCAAAGGTTCGCAACGAGGTTCTGGGTTTTATTTTCCAGTATCATCACCTGATGCCTGATTTCAGTGCCCTTGAGAATGTTATGATGCCTCTCCTCATATCTGGCATGAAGAACAGGGATGCAAAGAAAAAGGCTGCTGCACTGCTTGAGGAGGTAGGACTTGGTGACCGGATGGACCATCGGCCGAGCCAGCTTTCAGGTGGTCAGGCACAGAGGGTTGCCATTGCCAGGGCGCTTGCCAACGACCCGGGAATAGTCATAGGTGACGAACCTACTGGTAATCTTGACACAAAGGCAAGTGACATGATATACGACCTGCTGCGCAAGCTCAATCGTGACAGGGGACAGACCTTTATCCTTGTCACCCATGATGAGGAAATGGCCGGAAAGACCGACCGTATAATACGGATAGTCGATGGTCGTATCTCGGGTGATTCTTCCGGGGTCCGGTAAAAGGTGATATCATGGAATATTCAACAGGTAGTATCGGAAGGGTATTTACAGTTCGTCTTGATCAGGGTGACGACATTCTTTCTGAACTGGAGGGTCTTGCAGTTTCAGAGGATATAAGGTCTGCAATGTTCATGATGCTTGGAGCTGTCAAAGAAGCAAGTCTTGTTGTTGGTCCCAAGACCAATGATGTGCCACCTGACCCACAGTGGGCGAAGTTCAGTGATGCACATGAGCTCATAGGTATCGGTAACATCTTCCGGGAAGAAGGAAAGCCGAAGATACACCTTCATTCTGCAGCAGGAAGAGGTGACTCTACTAGAACAGGTTGTCTACGTGGTGAAAGCGAGGTTTTCATGGTAGTAGAGGTATTTATAATGGAGATCACAGGTATGCCCGGTGAAAGGATATTCAATCCTTCAAAAGGATTTGCACCGGTAACCTTCAGGTGAACTGGCCTTAATGGTTGCTAAGCTCTTTGAGCTGCTCGAGCGCTTCAACCATTTCCATATTCTTTTTGAGTGCCTTTGATTCGAAGGTCCTGACGATCTCTTCGAAGGGTACAATAAGTTTGTAGTATTTGACAGGTCTGCCTTTGTCCGTGTTCTTCTTCTCGCTTCGCTCCTCTATCCATCCTCTTTCCCTGAGAGGACGCATGGCGATGCTTACTTCCGGCTGTCTGAGACCCGATGCCTGCTCAATGTTCTGGGAGGTGAGTTCATCACCGCATACCAGGCAGGCAATGGATATGGCTTCGGTTCTGGGTACGTCCAGTCCCTGTAAAAGTTCGATAATCTCATATCCCTTTTCTTCTAAAAGGTCAAAATCTTCACTTTTCATTTATCCACTATAATACTTTTAAGTTTATATAATTTATGATATTATATTTTGTGTATCGGTATGATATGGGGCATGGTTAATCCGGATGAACGGTAACAATATATACAGTAATTGCAAAGTAGGTGTTAAGTAAGCCATAGGTGGAATAGGATGCCATATATTGATGATGATATTAACTATAAGATCAAAAAGATCCATGCACGTGAGATACTTGACTCAAGAGGAAACCCTACTGTCGAGGTAGATGTCTATACTTCAACAGGATTTGGCAGGGCAAGTGTACCTTCCGGTGCATCCACAGGAACCCATGAAGCAATTGAGTTGCGCGACAAAGAGGACCGCTACGGAGGAAAAGGTGTCCTTGATGCAGTGGACAATGTGAACACAGCTATAGAGGCTGAACTCCTTGGTATGGATGTCAGGAAGCAGCGTGAGATCGATGGTCTTATGATCGCACTGGACGGTACCGAGAACAAGATGGAGCTTGGTGCAAATGCTATCCTTGGTGTTTCCATGGCTGTTGCAAGGGCTGCAGCAGATTCTTTGAATATCCCATTGTACCGCTACCTTGGTGGTATCAATGCATACACTCTTCCTGTTCCTACAATGAATGTCCTCAATGGTGGAAAGCATGCAGGTAATGACCTTTCCATACAGGAGTTCATGATCCAGCCAAAGGGTGCCGAGTCATACACAGAGGCAGTACGTATGGGTGCTGAGACCTATCATGCCCTTGGAAAGATACTCGAATCCAAATATGGCGGCGCAGCAACCAATGTAGGTTATGAGGGTGGATATGCACCAGCCCTTGAGATGACCGCTGATGCACTTGATGCACTTGTAAGCGCAATTGAGGAAGCAGGTTACTCTGAGAACGAAATAAGCATCGGTCTTGATGCAGCAGCATCCGAGTTCTTTGACGGTAACAACTATTCCATTGACGGTAAACTGTTGAAACCTGCTGAACTTATCGATTATTACCTTGAACTTATCGAGACCTATCCTATCATCCTTATCGAGGACCCATTCCAGGAAGAGGCATTTGATGACTTCGTGACCCTCACAAACGATGCATGGGATACTATCATTGTGGGTGACGACCTTTTCGTTACCAATGTTGACCGCCTTGTAAAGGGTGTTGAGATGGGTGCTGCAAACGCACTTCTGTTGAAGGTCAACCAGATTGGTTCCCTCTCAGAGGCATTCGATGCAGCTAACATGGCAAACCGCAACGGATACAGTGTTGTTGTGAGCCACCGTTCCGCTGAGACCGAGGACACTACCATCTCAGATATCTCTGTTGCAATTGGTGCAGACCTCATCAAGACCGGAGCACCTGCAAGAAGTGACCGTACTGCAAAATACAACCAGCTCCTCAGGATCGAAGAGGAACTTGGTGAAGCAGCACGTTACATGCAAATTTGAACTGAATACCAGTTCAAACTTGCTTTACTCTTTTTTCTTTGCAGATATAGTATCTATATTTTCGAATAGTACCGTATTTGCTGGATTTTCCAGGTTGGTTTTAGTTATTCATAACTTGCGGTTAGGAAAAATAGTTGTTCTTGATCCGTGTTTCCGATAGTTCAGGAATAAATATTGAAATAAAACACCGACACGACCATCCGCCGCAGGCGGCACGTTCCTTCATTACCATCCTGAAGGATATTGATATCCGCAGCTTTGTAGGAATCCCCATGCGATCCTGAAATACCTTTCATGATTGCATACTATCAATTTTATAGGCAACATCACGTTTTTTAATTACCGGCGTCCAGAAAAAGTTGAAGTTAACAGATATTCCACTTTTTCGGACCGTGCCGGCTTCGCCGGACCCTCCGGGATGGTTCTAGTTATTCATGGCTTCTATTGCAAAGATTGTTGTTCCTGGCCTGTGTTGCAATTAGCAGGATCTCTACATAACTGTTCTTTCTATACTTTTCACTCGAGTAGCGGAACGGTCAGGCTGCCCTGTGGAAGTATCACAGCATAGGGTTCCTTGCCCTGTTCCCTTATCCTTTCAACTGCCCTGTCAAAGGTTTCCTGAATATCCTTGCAGGGTGTCAGTTTTGCACTTCTGATCGTCTCATCTTCAAGTTCGGATATGGCCCACATCTCTGCATAGACACCTATCTGTGCCATCTTGGCTGCCTTGTGATATCCGAGCTTGTACCCTTCATCTATCTTACACATGACATCTTCACATGTGTTCGCACAGCAGAGCAGGTTCAGGAATGTGTCATCTCCCACACCGTCCCTGCATTTTGATACAAGGATGATGATCCCGTCATCCTCAAGCGCGAGCTTCCCGTTCTCGAGTGCCTTCTGGGACTGGTAAAGGTCGATATCCATTGGGTACGGTGCTGCTGTGAGCACGATATTGCCCTTGCGGCTGCATTTTGAGCAGAACACCTCGTTCGCTCTCTCTACTGCAATATCGAAGGACTCGAAAAGGTCACCTGAAACCATTGCGTAAAGTCCGTGGTCTGCTGTGAGTACCGTTTGTATGGAGAACACGTTGAGGTCCTTCAACACTTTCATAGCATCTTCCATGTCCTCTGCAACAGGATTTCCTCTGATGGCAAGAGGCTGTGCAGCATCTGAGAGTGCGTGTTTATGGTTCATCTCGATTGTCTTATATGAAGCGACACCCGGCAGGAATGCCTTTCTGCCACCGGTATAGCCTGCGAAATAGTGAGGTTCAACACTTCCGATGACGATGATGTTCTTACATTCGTTCACCATCTTATTGAGGTACATCTCAGTGCCATTGCTGGACACTCCGAGATATTCCATGTCCTCGTCCTTACGTGCATCGTGGACGAATATCCTGTCTTTGAACTCGTCGTATGTCTCACCGAAGATATATCTATATTCTTCTTCGTTTGGTCCTCTGTGAGCACCTGTTGCAACCATGAACCTGACATCCTCATGTTCTCTCAGAATGTCCGCCATCTCCGCAAGTACCTTTGATGTTGGTGTTGGTCTGGTGGCATCGTTCACGAGTATCAGTATCTTATCGCTGTTCTTTATGAACTCATTAAGTGATCCCGTACCAACCGGGTTGTTCAATGAGTCCGTGATTATCTGTGATAGGTCTCCAACCTCTACCTGATTTGGTGCAATGACCTCATGGGGTATCTGTACATCAAGGTCTACGAATTCTTTTCCATAAGGGATCGGTATTTTGATAGAAATTCCTCCGGGATGATATGATAGTAACTGGGTAGTCCATAGATAGGAAGCTTTATTTATAGAATTCTCTTCTCATATATGCGGTAATAAGATATCTGTTGTACGACCAGATATCCAGAAAGGTGAGTCATTGATAGAACCCACACAACTCCTGTACTTCATCGCAGCCTCGGTAGCTCTCACCCTCCTCCCTGGTCCGGATATTCTCTTTGTCCTCACCCAGAGCATATCACAGGGAAAGAAGGCAGGCATGGCGATAGCATCCGGCCTGTGTACCGGCCTGCTGTTCCACACAACTGCGGCAGCATTGGGTGTATCTGCGATATTGTACAGCTCTGCAGTGGCGTTCTCCATCCTGAAATATGCAGGAGCTATCTATCTTCTCTATCTTGCCTACAATGCAATTCGTGAAGAGGGTGCCCTTACATCCCTGGGATCATTAAGGGAAACAGAACTTCCTCTGCTCTACAGGAGAGGTATCTTCATGAACATCCTCAATCCCAAGGTATCACTGTTCTTCCTTGCCTTCCTGCCTCAGTTCGTAAGTGTTGATTCCGGTAACATCCCCATGCAAATGATATTCCTTGATGCCGTGTTCTTTTTACAGGCAATTATGGTCTTCTTCATAGTATCGTTCTTCGCCGGTATGATTGGGACCCGTATAATGGAAAGACCCGGTCTGGGTAAGAGGATCAACTGGGCGAAAGCTGGCATCTATTCTGTCATTGGTATCGAGCTTGCGTTATCGCATCAGTGACCATGCGATAGCAATCCGGGTTATTCTTTTGTATTTTCATGGAATAGTAATATTATACTGATACTTGCAGTAATTACAACAGTCAGCTACATACTGCTGGAAGCATTCCATGTTCGAACTGAAGATAGCCCTTAGGCATATAAGTGCGCGGAAACGCCTTACATTCTTTGCAGTGTTCGCAGTAGCTCTTGCCATAGCTGTTATCGTGGTGCTGATGTCCATGATGACGGGGTTCACAGAGGAACTGGTCGATTCCACGGTGGAGAATTCCCCGCATATCGTTGTAACCTCGTCCGATCCGGATGAGGATTATGTGCATTTCTACAGTTATTATTCGGAACAGATAGCTGCAATGGATGGTGTTGAGGCTGTATCTCCTGTATTTGTGGGTCAGGCAGCCATCAGTCACAAGGACAATGCCGAAGGTGTGAATCTCAATGGTATCGACCCTGTTGCACAGGATGCTGTTATGCGCATCTCCGATGACATGGTATCAGGTGACCTGTTCGCATTGGGCAGGAGCAACAATGGTATAGTGATCGGTGATAATCTTGCAGAGGACCTGGAAGTTGTCATGGGTGACAATGTCGATGTCATCATGCCGGGATTTGGTGAATCATCTTTCAAGGTCATAGGCATATTCGATACCGGCTCGTCCAGTGATGAGGCAGTTGCATATGTCAGGTTCGACCCTGCCCTTGACTTCTTTGATGAGAACGGTGTTGCCAGCAGCATCAACATAAGGGTCACGGACCCTTTCCAGGCTGATGTGATAGCGAATTCTATTGAAAAAGATACGGACCTCGATGCTCAGAGCTGGATCGAGGCTAACAAGGAGATACTCGACCTTCTCAACACGCAGGGGCTTATCGTGTGGATATACTATGGTCTGATCTATATGATAGCCGGATTTGGTATTGCCAATACCCTCTTTACAGTTGTCATGGATAAGAAAAGGGAGATCGGTATGTTGAAGGCAATGGGTGCCTCGAAGAAGAACATAACCATGATCTTCCTGATAGAATCCCTTATCCTCGGAACAATGGGTGTGATGCTTGGATGTGTGATGGGTTATTTCATCTCATCGGCACTGGCATCCTACCAGATAGATCTTCCCAGTGAGATGTACTTCGGTTTGACGACCCTTCCTCTCAAGACCGATATCATGAACTATGCATATGCAGTTATCTTCTCCTTCTTGATCAATATCGTTGCCGGGGTCTATCCTGCAAGAAGGGCAGCGGCTCTTGACCCGGTAGAGGCTATCGAAAGTGAGTGATGCAGACCTCTTCCTTATTTAAAGGGGGAAGTTAGTTCGTATTTGTACGAAAGGTTTATATTCTAATATGTCGTTTGTATGTTTGCGAACGGGTTAGATTTTAGTACCTCTCCAATACACTCTAATGTCACCATACCTGTGCATTCAACCCCCCTTACCCGTTCGCCTCCTATGTTTTTACTATGTTTTTATTTTTTTGCCTATGTTTTTATCATCGTTCACACCAATTAGGTTACATGAGGATCTTGATCGAGACACCAAAATATAGCTTTTCTAAATACCACAGGGAAGGTCCGGTCTTTATCAAAGAGTTCATGTCACCTATTCCCACTATTTTCAACTATGGTTTTATTGAGGGGAGCCTTGCTGCTGATGGCATGGAAAAGGATGTTGTGGTCATAGGTCCGCGAATGGAACAGGGTACCGTGTTCGAGGTATCCGGGACAGATGGTGTGATAAAATTCATAGATGATTCTGTTGAGGACGACAAAGAGATCATCCTTTCCGGTGGTCTCTATTCAAAACCGCTCTTCTATTTTTATTTCCACCTTTACGCAGCTTTCAAGATAGCTTATTACCTTCTTGTTAAAAGGAAGATATCACGTTGCAGGTTCGGAGGGATAGTCTGGTATAAAGAAGGGTAGAGCAAGGAAGAAACCTGAAAATGAGGTCCCTGTCTCTTCTCATCTCGTGGAGATGGCTTCCACAGGGTCAAGACTGGCTGCTCTCTGCGCAGGATAGATACCTGCAATAAGGTTCAGCAGGAAAACTATTGTGATGATTGTCAGCACATCACCTATCCTGACAACCACGGGTATGACCTCAAGTCCGTACACTCCTTCAGGAAGCGGATAACTTCCAATGGATAATGCAAGGGCAATACCTGCTGCCGTTCCGAGAACCGCTCCTGCCAGCCCGAGTATTCCGCTCTCAACAAGGAAGATGAATCGGATATTGGACTTTGTGGCGCCCATTGCCAGCAGTATCCCTATCTCCCTCACCTTTCCCATGACAACCATGTTCAGCGTGCTCACCACACCGAAAGATGCTATCAGGAGAATGAACCCAAGCGTAACATTATTGGATACGGTCTCTATCGCGATGGTCCTCAATATCTCCGGGTTGTTCACCGTCCAGCCGTCGGCTTTGTACCCGTTATCCTCTATGATCTGCGCTATCTCCCTGTCCCTGTTGAAATCCTTCAGTCTCAGTGATATGCCATTAATGACATCCTCGCTGTCATAGAAATCCTGTGCCGTATTCAGGGATGTATATGTGAGACTTTCATCAAGTGCGGTTCCTGTGTCATATATAGCTACAACCTTCAAAGAGACCGGGTTAGCGTTTGGAAAGGATACTTCCACACTATCTCCAATATCGAGTTCCATATCCTCTGCGAAGGTGTCCCCGATGATGATGCTCCTGTCAGAGTATGTGAGTTCATCGTAGTTCCCTGCTACAATGTCATCTTTTGTGTGTGCAACAGCATCTTCCTGTGCCGGTAATATCCCTTTGAGTGCAGCATTCTTCGTATTGTCCTTGTATTTGAAAGAAGCTTCTCCTATCAGATATGGGGAGGAAGCAACAACGCCATCGATGTCATTGATCTTCTCGACTATGTTCCTGTAAAGATGGATATAGTCATCTCCGTCCTGTGGTGATACAACAACATGAGGCAGGTTATCAACGGTCTTGCTGTAAAGTTCCTGTGTGAACCCTGCCATGAATGACTGTGATACCATGAGTATCATAACGGCTATTCCGATGGCTGCGACTGAGAGAATGGTCTGTCTTTTCCTTGCTCTTATATGGCGAAGTGCAATGAACAGTTCATATCTCATTGGTCACACCTTTTAGGCCTTTCATTTCCAGATTCATCTCTGTCTGGATATCATCAGGGCAGCAATTACAATAAGAATAAGTGAAGTGGGGAGCATGAATCCAGGGGATTCCTCAGCTTCTTCAGTGTCTGTTGCATCTGTCTCCTCAGATGCTTCGTAATCCGACTCGATGATACTTTCCTCAACATCGAGGATGTCACCGTCATTTCCAATGACCTCGGTCACAAGTGAGTATACTCCGGTGGTCAGCCTTTCTTCCCATATGGTCTCTACAGTCTCATCATCTCCATTGAGAAGTACCGGTGACTTCTGAGTAACGGACTCGATGATAGTTTCTCCATTTCCATCCTGCTTTGAGACCGTGAACCTTACAGAGCCTTCAAAAGGTACCTGTGACAGACCGTCAACGGTTGCACTGGCACCGATATCATCCTCGTATGTGTCACTGATGAATACATCATCCTGTGCCACAAAATCCTGGGAAAGGGCTATGTAGTTCTCCTCAGGTGAGTATAGTTTGACCTTTATCCTGCCGGTGTATTCTTTGTTGTTCTCCAGCAGTACGTTCCAGTCCTCTGTCACTTCCATTGGCTGGGTGTGGACTGATATCTTCTTCCCGGTGCCGGAATATATCACGTCGGAACCATCGATGAGCATGTATTCCACATCTACCACTACGGCTTCCAGCGGAGTTATCATGACACTGAAGCCCTGTGAGTTAGGGACGAGATCGTCAACAGTGACCCTTGCTATGGTCTGCCTCCCGTTAACAAAACTATATGCATTCTCATATACAGTACAGCCATTCTTTGAGATACCTGTACTGACAGTATATTTCCCGTCTCCCTTATCGTCGGTGTTCCATTCAAATGCCTTTGTTACGTCAGAATCTGGTGTGATCGTTTCGATGGAAAAAGTCCTTCTGTCAAGTATACTGCCTTCATGTTCCATCACCATTTCGAGTTCAAGGTCACTGACAGGTTCTGAACTGTGTAGTGTGATATCGCATGTCTCCAGGTCAGCATAGATGTTCGTAACACTGACATCATAGCTATCTGATCCGCAATCTGCTGCAAAGGAAAGTCCTGCAAATGAAGTGATCAGCAGGATAGCTGTCAGGGACAAAAAGGCAGTTCTCATGTAGTGGCTCCTGTATCTAGATAAAGTTATTTTTGATAGTATTTATAGCGATCTGTGATGCCGGGGGACGAAAAATGCTTCCCTTATTCGTATCTCAATGCGTCAAGCGGCTTCATCCTTGATGCTTTCCATGCGGGATACATTCCTCCCACAAGACTTGTTGCAATGCCGAAGAAGAATCCTTCTATCACATAGAACATGCTGGACAGTGTGAGCAGGTACGAGGTGTTCTTTACAACAAGCACCATAACAAGATAGCTTCCTCCAATGGTGAGTATTGCACCTGCCGTACTGGCGATGACCCCGAGAAACAATGCTTCCAGCAGGAACATCTTCAGTATATCCTTTCTGGATGCACCCACAGCTTTCATGATGCCGATCTCCTTTGTGCGTTCCATTGTGGACATAAGCATTACATTCAGTATGCTGACACCTGCAACCAGCAACGATATAGATCCTATTCCCATCAGGAAAAGTGAAATGGAGCTGAAAACATCGTCAAGGCTTTCAGTGATTAGGTTAGTTGCAAAGACTGTGACAAGTTCATCCTTTTTGTTGATTCGTTCCTCTATCTCATCTGCAACGTTATCTATCTCGTCTATGTTCTCGACGACAACTATGACCTGATCATAACCTTCATCTTCGTCAGGGTATAGTTTTTCGTACATCTCTGATGAGGTGAATACGCCGGTATCAGTGCTGATGTCGAATCCCATTCCTCTCTCTTTCAGGATCCCTACCACCCTGAGTTTAGTGTCATCTATCTCTATTTTTTGCCCGGGAGTGATCTCCAGATTCTCAGCTACACTTGAACCCACTACACAGTCTGTGGAACCCGGTTTGAAATATCTTCCCTCTTCAAGTTCCACAAGTTTCTCAAGATCGTCTTTTTCGATGTCATAGACTGAAACATATAACAGGATATCTATCCCATCCTTCCGGTGCTCGATCATCTCTCCGTCGGCTATCACCGGTATCACGCTTTCGATGTTCCCTACCTTATATATCTGGTCCACCTGCCTGTCTGTGATATAGTCCTCTCCGGGGGCAGGGGAGACTATGAGCTTGTCTCCTATGTCTGCAAAAGAATCGGTAACGGAAAGTTTCAGGCTGTTACCCAGGATTCCCATTGAGGAGATTGCGATAACACCGATTATGATGCCGATGGCTGCAAGTATTGTACGGACAGACTGGCGTTTCAGATTTCTCTTAGCCAGTTCAGCATACATGTTGTTCCTGAGAAAGGAAGGGATCTTTTCTGTAAGCTTCACCCTATGACCTCCCCATCCTGTATCCTGATGGTCGTATGTGAGTATTCTTCCAGCTT containing:
- a CDS encoding ABC transporter permease, whose protein sequence is MFELKIALRHISARKRLTFFAVFAVALAIAVIVVLMSMMTGFTEELVDSTVENSPHIVVTSSDPDEDYVHFYSYYSEQIAAMDGVEAVSPVFVGQAAISHKDNAEGVNLNGIDPVAQDAVMRISDDMVSGDLFALGRSNNGIVIGDNLAEDLEVVMGDNVDVIMPGFGESSFKVIGIFDTGSSSDEAVAYVRFDPALDFFDENGVASSINIRVTDPFQADVIANSIEKDTDLDAQSWIEANKEILDLLNTQGLIVWIYYGLIYMIAGFGIANTLFTVVMDKKREIGMLKAMGASKKNITMIFLIESLILGTMGVMLGCVMGYFISSALASYQIDLPSEMYFGLTTLPLKTDIMNYAYAVIFSFLINIVAGVYPARRAAALDPVEAIESE
- a CDS encoding inorganic diphosphatase, whose product is MRILIETPKYSFSKYHREGPVFIKEFMSPIPTIFNYGFIEGSLAADGMEKDVVVIGPRMEQGTVFEVSGTDGVIKFIDDSVEDDKEIILSGGLYSKPLFYFYFHLYAAFKIAYYLLVKRKISRCRFGGIVWYKEG
- a CDS encoding ABC transporter permease translates to MRYELFIALRHIRARKRQTILSVAAIGIAVMILMVSQSFMAGFTQELYSKTVDNLPHVVVSPQDGDDYIHLYRNIVEKINDIDGVVASSPYLIGEASFKYKDNTKNAALKGILPAQEDAVAHTKDDIVAGNYDELTYSDRSIIIGDTFAEDMELDIGDSVEVSFPNANPVSLKVVAIYDTGTALDESLTYTSLNTAQDFYDSEDVINGISLRLKDFNRDREIAQIIEDNGYKADGWTVNNPEILRTIAIETVSNNVTLGFILLIASFGVVSTLNMVVMGKVREIGILLAMGATKSNIRFIFLVESGILGLAGAVLGTAAGIALALSIGSYPLPEGVYGLEVIPVVVRIGDVLTIITIVFLLNLIAGIYPAQRAASLDPVEAISTR
- a CDS encoding ABC transporter permease, which produces MKLTEKIPSFLRNNMYAELAKRNLKRQSVRTILAAIGIIIGVIAISSMGILGNSLKLSVTDSFADIGDKLIVSPAPGEDYITDRQVDQIYKVGNIESVIPVIADGEMIEHRKDGIDILLYVSVYDIEKDDLEKLVELEEGRYFKPGSTDCVVGSSVAENLEITPGQKIEIDDTKLRVVGILKERGMGFDISTDTGVFTSSEMYEKLYPDEDEGYDQVIVVVENIDEIDNVADEIEERINKKDELVTVFATNLITESLDDVFSSISLFLMGIGSISLLVAGVSILNVMLMSTMERTKEIGIMKAVGASRKDILKMFLLEALFLGVIASTAGAILTIGGSYLVMVLVVKNTSYLLTLSSMFYVIEGFFFGIATSLVGGMYPAWKASRMKPLDALRYE